The following is a genomic window from Corynebacterium incognita.
AAGTTCGAGCGCACTAAGCCGCACGTGAACATCGGTACCATCGGTCACGTTGACCACGGTAAGACCACCACCACCGCGGCAATCACCAAGGTGCTGGCTGACCAGTACCCTGAAGAGAACTCTGCGTTCGATTACGACCAGATTGACAACGCTCCGGAGGAGAAGGAGCGCGGTATTACCATCAACGTGTCCCACGTTGAGTACTCCACCCCGAAGCGCCACTACGCACACGTTGACGCTCCAGGCCACGCCGACTACATCAAGAACATGATTACCGGTGCTGCGCAGATGGACGGCGCTATCCTCGTTGTTGCTGCAACCGATGGCCCAATGCCACAGACCCGTGAGCACGTTCTTCTTGCTCGCCAGGTTGGCGTTCCTTACATCCTCGTTGCTCTTAACAAGTGCGACATGGTTGACGATGAGGAAATCCTCGAGCTCGTCGAGATGGAAGTTCGCGAGATGCTCGCAGAGCAGGACTACGACGAAGAGGCTCCAATCGTTCACATCTCCGCTGTTGGTGCACTGAACGGTGAGCAGAAGTGGGTTGACGCAGTCGTCGAGCTGATGGAAGCTTGCGACAACTCTATCCCGGA
Proteins encoded in this region:
- the tuf gene encoding elongation factor Tu, with product MAKEKFERTKPHVNIGTIGHVDHGKTTTTAAITKVLADQYPEENSAFDYDQIDNAPEEKERGITINVSHVEYSTPKRHYAHVDAPGHADYIKNMITGAAQMDGAILVVAATDGPMPQTREHVLLARQVGVPYILVALNKCDMVDDEEILELVEMEVREMLAEQDYDEEAPIVHISAVGALNGEQKWVDAVVELMEACDNSIPDPERETDKPFLMPIEDIFTITGRGTVVTGRVERGTLNVNEDIEIIGIKEKSLSTTVTGIEMFRKMMDYTEAGDNCGLLLRGTKREEVERGQVCIKPGAYTPHTKFEGSVYVLKKEEGGRHTPFMDNYRPQFYFRTTDVTGVVKLPDGVEMVMPGDNVEMSVELIQPVAMDEGLRFAIREGSRTVGAGRVTKIVE